Proteins from one Palaemon carinicauda isolate YSFRI2023 chromosome 26, ASM3689809v2, whole genome shotgun sequence genomic window:
- the LOC137619794 gene encoding protein FAM200C-like, producing MIDHLKVKHPEKANKDVAYFRDLEVKFEKRFTIGGLFKSHGNEVEKGLIASYKVSKLIAKCGKSHTISETLIIPAVKEIISTMMPTQKDITPSIPLSNSSVSSRIDEMASDIENKLYDELKTTQFSLQLDKTTLRDNEALILAYVRYINSSRAVVEEFLFAEKLEVDTKGSTVYRAVEQFFKQKGIPLSNVIACATDGAPSLDAIVDL from the coding sequence ATGATTGATCATTTGAAGGTAAAGCATCCAGAAAAAGCAAACAAGGATGTAGCATACTTTCGTGATTTggaagtaaaatttgaaaaacgtTTCACCATTGGAGGATTGTTCAAATCACACGGAAATGAAGTTGAGAAAGGACTTATTGCATCTTACAAAGTTTCAAAGCTTATTGCTAAATGTGGAAAATCGCACACTATTAGTGAAACTCTTATTATACCAGCAGTGAAAGAAATCATCAGTACCATGATGCCCACTCAAAAAGATATAACTCCTTCAATTCCGTTGAGCAATAGTTCAGTGTCTTCCAGAATTGATGAAATGGCAAGTGACattgaaaataaactttatgatGAACTCAAAACAACACAATTTTCTTTACAACTTGATAAGACAACACTACGCGACAATGAAGCTTTGATACTGGCTTATGTGCGCTATATAAATAGCAGTCGTGCAGTTGTTGAAGAGTTTCTGTTTGCTGAAAAATTAGAGGTTGACACTAAAGGTTCAACGGTTTATAGGGCAGTTGAACAATTCTTTAAACAGAAAGGAATTCCACTTTCAAATGTTATTGCTTGTGCAACCGATGGAGCACCGTCGTTGGACGCCATCGTGGATTTATAG